A part of Limihaloglobus sulfuriphilus genomic DNA contains:
- a CDS encoding LamG-like jellyroll fold domain-containing protein, producing MLAIYANAAKIGDWSFDEGEGQWTYNSVPGYTDLRRGSSDGTWQDPQWSTEGYSGNCLHFIGEQGSGDGDTDILRPNSTADLSAFYTQTFTVDACINLDSIPLNTFDWYNPYTIISFGGKDALNNNKDVYFLRVTQRSEGVGMLNGYFYSEDGVGHSFSHSADILAGQWYNVGFSVDSSSTTDNVSLWVNGIEETKSSSSVARTDLTINGESLVLGAMYARSRSLNGRLDEVKFYDSVEAVPEPATFALMAGAACFGVLRRKDKK from the coding sequence ATGTTAGCAATTTATGCAAATGCAGCAAAAATCGGCGACTGGTCCTTTGACGAGGGCGAGGGCCAGTGGACGTATAATTCGGTTCCGGGTTATACGGACCTCAGGCGAGGCTCGAGCGACGGCACATGGCAGGACCCGCAATGGTCAACCGAGGGCTACAGCGGCAACTGCCTGCATTTCATTGGTGAGCAAGGCAGCGGCGATGGCGATACCGACATACTGCGGCCAAACAGCACAGCGGATTTAAGTGCTTTCTACACGCAGACTTTTACGGTTGATGCCTGCATAAACCTCGATTCGATTCCGCTGAATACGTTCGACTGGTACAATCCTTACACGATTATCTCTTTCGGCGGCAAAGACGCGTTGAACAACAACAAGGACGTATATTTCCTTAGAGTTACGCAGCGCAGCGAAGGTGTTGGAATGCTAAACGGCTATTTCTATTCAGAAGACGGTGTCGGGCATTCATTCTCCCACTCGGCGGATATCCTTGCCGGTCAATGGTACAATGTCGGCTTCTCTGTTGACAGCTCATCAACCACTGACAACGTAAGCCTTTGGGTTAACGGCATCGAAGAGACCAAAAGCTCATCGTCAGTAGCAAGAACCGACTTGACGATTAACGGCGAGAGCCTTGTTCTGGGAGCTATGTACGCAAGGTCCAGGTCACTTAACGGCCGCCTTGATGAAGTAAAGTTCTATGACAGCGTAGAAGCAGTTCCCGAGCCGGCTACATTTGCCCTTATGGCAGGTGCGGCATGTTTCGGTGTTCTTCGCAGAAAAGATAAAAAATAA
- a CDS encoding LamG domain-containing protein: MTKKLLFIMIATAAVSLTYAETIGYWPFEENSGQFANCPPALAGALPFRLGSSGSAWQDPEWSTDGYSGNCLHFMSAAGRPDGELDLIRPEPETDVSMYNTDTFTVEAWIKLDSIPDNTFDYYNPYQIICFGGVDSESANKYAYFLRVTQRSEGVGMLNGYFYSSDGTGYSFIHSADLLVGQWYHVAFAVDGSSTTDNVSIWVNGAEEVNSAAASPRTDLAITGESLAVGTNWLRQRGFNGYIDELRISDTRLATSELMINGGSVNIPEPQRETLAWWRFEEQAGQIAHCEPGMSDISMRLGTSDSDWHDCDWVAEGISGGGVMCYSDIDTGTLGYLTVDAADEAKVPTLMTESFTVEACIWPQYIPLLNQAGTGAEFGFYDPFSIFDIKEWSSEATVTGDNSMFCLIRFMPNETGEFGRLEAAWYDDDTMRTILHNSTDIPQQEWTHVAFAYDATKAYDNATLYVNGVGTSFSTSRLPRTDQILPKLTIGGMWAGNYVKRGFWGMIDEVRITNKALTSQELLLPENPHGLDAVYLDGDLNRDLYVDTADLALMAENWLAN; this comes from the coding sequence ATGACTAAGAAATTGCTATTTATTATGATAGCGACGGCGGCGGTTTCGCTGACTTATGCCGAAACTATCGGTTACTGGCCTTTCGAGGAAAATTCGGGTCAATTTGCAAACTGTCCGCCGGCGCTGGCCGGGGCCCTGCCGTTTCGGCTTGGCTCCAGCGGCTCTGCCTGGCAGGACCCTGAGTGGTCAACAGATGGTTATTCGGGTAACTGCCTGCACTTTATGAGTGCAGCGGGGCGGCCTGACGGCGAGCTGGATCTGATCCGGCCCGAGCCCGAAACAGACGTAAGCATGTATAACACAGATACATTCACTGTCGAAGCGTGGATCAAGCTCGACTCCATACCGGATAATACGTTTGACTACTACAATCCGTACCAGATTATCTGTTTTGGCGGTGTAGATAGCGAAAGTGCGAATAAGTATGCGTACTTCCTAAGAGTTACGCAGCGCAGCGAGGGTGTTGGAATGCTTAACGGCTACTTCTATTCGAGTGACGGCACCGGATATTCTTTTATCCATTCCGCCGATCTGCTCGTGGGACAGTGGTATCATGTCGCATTCGCAGTTGACGGCTCTTCCACGACAGACAATGTAAGTATATGGGTAAACGGAGCGGAAGAGGTTAACTCTGCCGCGGCATCGCCCAGAACAGACCTGGCCATCACAGGTGAAAGCCTGGCGGTCGGCACAAACTGGCTCAGACAGAGGGGCTTCAACGGCTATATCGATGAGCTTCGTATTTCTGATACCAGGCTTGCTACATCAGAGCTGATGATAAACGGCGGCAGTGTAAACATACCCGAGCCGCAGAGAGAAACACTTGCCTGGTGGCGTTTCGAAGAGCAGGCCGGCCAGATTGCCCATTGTGAGCCGGGAATGTCTGATATCAGTATGAGGCTTGGCACCAGCGACAGCGACTGGCACGACTGCGACTGGGTCGCGGAAGGTATCAGCGGCGGCGGTGTAATGTGTTACAGCGATATTGATACGGGCACTCTTGGGTATTTGACAGTTGATGCCGCCGACGAGGCCAAAGTTCCTACTCTTATGACCGAGTCCTTCACCGTCGAGGCATGTATATGGCCGCAGTATATACCGCTGCTTAACCAGGCCGGCACAGGTGCGGAATTTGGTTTTTATGATCCGTTCTCGATCTTTGATATCAAGGAATGGAGCTCCGAAGCCACTGTTACCGGAGATAATTCGATGTTCTGCCTTATCAGGTTTATGCCCAATGAAACAGGTGAATTCGGCCGTCTTGAGGCTGCCTGGTATGATGACGATACTATGAGGACAATACTGCATAACAGCACAGATATTCCCCAGCAGGAGTGGACACATGTTGCTTTCGCTTATGACGCGACAAAGGCATACGACAATGCCACTCTGTATGTCAACGGCGTGGGCACCAGCTTCTCCACAAGCAGGCTGCCCAGGACTGATCAGATTCTGCCCAAGCTGACAATCGGTGGAATGTGGGCAGGAAACTACGTTAAACGCGGTTTCTGGGGAATGATTGATGAGGTAAGGATTACCAACAAGGCCCTTACGTCTCAAGAGCTTCTGCTTCCTGAAAATCCCCACGGCCTTGACGCGGTCTATCTTGACGGCGATCTTAACAGGGATTTGTATGTAGATACTGCTGATCTGGCTTTGATGGCAGAGAACTGGCTTGCTAATTAA
- a CDS encoding LamG domain-containing protein, giving the protein MKTKIYIITLLAVLAAGISHAELVGMWNFSEGTGENTYSEVGDFTLQRGTSQSDWANPLWYEDGLSGYCFLFENDKGESENDRDFLTPLDGVDVSAVITPEFTIDAWVKLNSLPVGFSSNDPYYLVWAGDMENVTSNNYFIRMDQSGLRYASFIGGFYYDDNGTPTYNRFIHTTRLEPGLWYRLVFSYDPSLPGGNAKLWVNGELYSEDSNLVPITDGYTTPWFVLGAARQSGSQYRSFDGLIDQFRFYDHAVQDLSELDEGDCNYPGTERNTADINGDCIVNMLDFSSIAQSWLMNTDPTNVE; this is encoded by the coding sequence ATGAAGACCAAAATATACATTATTACTTTGTTGGCCGTGCTCGCTGCGGGCATCTCTCATGCCGAGCTTGTAGGAATGTGGAATTTTTCCGAAGGCACGGGCGAAAATACTTACAGCGAGGTCGGCGATTTTACTCTGCAGCGCGGTACCAGCCAAAGCGACTGGGCAAACCCGCTGTGGTACGAAGACGGGCTCAGCGGTTATTGTTTTCTCTTTGAGAACGATAAGGGTGAGAGCGAAAACGACAGAGATTTTCTAACTCCCTTAGACGGTGTTGATGTCTCCGCCGTGATTACTCCGGAATTCACCATTGACGCATGGGTGAAACTGAACTCACTGCCGGTGGGTTTTTCTTCTAACGATCCTTACTATCTCGTCTGGGCGGGTGATATGGAAAATGTCACAAGCAACAACTACTTTATCCGTATGGATCAGTCCGGGTTGCGGTACGCCTCGTTTATCGGCGGCTTCTATTATGATGATAACGGAACGCCTACCTACAACAGGTTTATACACACAACGAGACTTGAACCGGGGCTTTGGTACCGTCTGGTATTCAGCTATGACCCGTCACTGCCCGGCGGAAACGCAAAACTTTGGGTAAACGGCGAGCTTTACAGCGAGGATTCTAATCTTGTACCTATAACCGATGGCTATACCACACCCTGGTTTGTTCTCGGTGCCGCGCGCCAGAGCGGCTCGCAGTACAGGTCGTTTGACGGGCTTATTGATCAGTTCAGATTTTATGATCACGCAGTTCAGGATCTCTCTGAGCTGGACGAGGGCGATTGCAATTACCCCGGGACAGAGAGAAATACCGCTGATATCAACGGCGACTGCATTGTAAATATGCTTGATTTCAGCTCAATAGCCCAGTCATGGCTGATGAACACTGATCCGACAAATGTCGAATAA
- a CDS encoding type II secretion system protein, whose protein sequence is MKIFQKTNKAFTLIELLVVISIIAVLMAILLPSLSMVRKQAKKLVCGSNLRQLQLSAAAYTNSNDNKFPFQDGRGFHGNDGVKALNALNRESSDWRENWIYSLVNYGNLPKESYVCPEITSLFNREKNAVADDRGYYFSYTANGVLTHYGGRYIKRPSEVVSFMDDVYLATSAVIRASIQTHFLSRRGDPPPSPSPADAGFSGWMRFSDADLICDGPHDMDTHTARWFDEPRIEAKSSSGGNGGGRNYVFADGHVEYMKWDEISSRHFGLKINGKDQQEEDVPGYQSNGRLGYISQ, encoded by the coding sequence ATGAAAATTTTCCAGAAAACAAACAAGGCATTCACACTGATAGAGCTTCTTGTTGTGATTTCTATAATCGCGGTTTTGATGGCTATCCTGCTTCCTTCACTTTCTATGGTGAGGAAGCAGGCCAAAAAGCTTGTCTGCGGCTCAAACCTGAGACAGCTCCAGTTATCCGCCGCGGCATATACGAACTCCAACGACAATAAGTTTCCCTTCCAGGACGGCCGAGGCTTCCACGGCAACGACGGCGTTAAGGCCCTGAATGCCCTTAACCGTGAGAGCAGCGACTGGCGTGAGAACTGGATTTACAGTCTGGTCAACTACGGCAATCTGCCCAAGGAATCGTATGTCTGCCCGGAAATAACTTCCCTGTTCAACCGCGAGAAAAACGCTGTGGCTGATGATAGGGGTTATTATTTCAGCTATACGGCAAACGGCGTTCTGACTCATTACGGCGGCAGGTACATCAAACGTCCTTCAGAGGTTGTATCCTTTATGGATGATGTTTACCTTGCGACTTCTGCCGTAATACGTGCCTCGATTCAGACGCATTTCCTCTCACGCAGAGGAGATCCGCCGCCGTCACCGTCTCCGGCTGACGCGGGCTTTTCCGGCTGGATGCGGTTCAGCGACGCAGACCTGATCTGTGACGGGCCGCACGATATGGATACTCACACAGCCAGATGGTTTGATGAGCCGCGGATAGAAGCCAAAAGCAGCTCCGGCGGAAACGGCGGCGGGCGAAACTACGTGTTTGCCGACGGACATGTCGAATATATGAAATGGGACGAAATTTCCAGCAGGCATTTCGGCCTTAAGATTAACGGCAAAGACCAGCAGGAAGAAGACGTTCCCGGCTACCAGAGCAATGGCAGACTTGGCTACATAAGCCAGTAA
- a CDS encoding glycoside hydrolase family 130 protein — MLYQKKYIVHRCAHNPILTKDDFPGDIVSVFNSGIIKHNGKYVMICRCEDSSFSRYMWVAQSDDGIKFTLRDKPLAMPLDDPLFREYVDGEKSYWDPRITCIEGQHYIVHAADVTNGASCQLGLFKIDDSFEKLEWMGLISEPDNRNGVLFPRKINGLYYRLDRPNDNGGFDIWACSSPDLIYWGNPRRVLSKSLIGWGEKKIGPGAVPIETDAGWLCIIHGVRRQCTDEVYSLGVMLLDRDDPTKMIACSRRAILAPEEPYELMGQSMNVVFTNGAVAEDDGTVKIYYGGADQVQCLATAKIDDLIDSCLNDR; from the coding sequence TTGCTTTATCAGAAAAAGTATATAGTTCACCGCTGCGCGCATAATCCGATACTTACAAAAGACGATTTTCCCGGTGATATCGTAAGTGTATTCAACAGTGGAATTATCAAGCATAACGGCAAATACGTTATGATCTGCCGCTGTGAAGATTCGTCGTTCAGCCGGTACATGTGGGTCGCCCAGAGCGATGACGGCATCAAATTTACACTACGGGATAAACCGCTGGCGATGCCGTTGGATGACCCGCTTTTCCGCGAGTATGTCGATGGAGAGAAATCGTACTGGGATCCGCGTATCACCTGTATCGAAGGCCAGCACTATATTGTTCATGCGGCGGATGTTACTAACGGGGCGAGCTGTCAGTTAGGTCTTTTCAAGATCGATGATTCATTCGAAAAGCTCGAGTGGATGGGGCTGATTTCTGAGCCGGATAACCGCAACGGAGTACTCTTCCCAAGAAAAATAAACGGCCTTTATTACAGGCTCGACCGTCCCAACGATAACGGCGGTTTCGATATCTGGGCATGTTCAAGCCCCGATTTGATTTACTGGGGCAACCCGCGGCGGGTTTTGTCCAAAAGCCTGATCGGCTGGGGTGAAAAGAAGATCGGTCCCGGGGCAGTTCCAATAGAAACAGACGCCGGCTGGCTGTGCATAATCCACGGCGTGCGGCGGCAGTGTACCGATGAGGTTTACAGTCTCGGCGTTATGCTGCTGGACAGGGACGATCCGACTAAGATGATTGCCTGCAGCAGGCGGGCGATCCTGGCGCCTGAAGAGCCTTACGAGCTGATGGGCCAGAGCATGAACGTTGTGTTTACAAACGGCGCGGTCGCAGAAGATGACGGCACCGTCAAGATATATTACGGCGGTGCTGACCAGGTTCAGTGCCTGGCAACAGCGAAGATTGATGATTTGATAGATTCATGCTTAAATGACAGATAG